In Tenacibaculum sp. 190524A02b, the genomic stretch TGGCTCTGTTTAAATCCTCTTGTTTAAACCCAAGTCCCTTTAAAGCCTTTTCAACCTCAGCTTCATAATTTACTTCCTCAAGTGCATAATAGGTTTCGCCTAAATCTGATACTCGTTCAATAATCTTCATATATTCTTCCGATTCATAATCGGTACGAGTTTCCAACTGCTTATTTAACGCCTCCATTTCTTCCTTCATTTTAAAAATGGCATCAAATGCTTTGGCTGCTTCTTCTTTAACCGTACAGTCATCTTCCATTAATAAGTGCTGCGGTAAGTATGCAATTACAGTATCTTTAGGACTCCTTACACCTCCTTTTGTTGCTTTAGAAACACCAGCTATAATTTTCATCATAGTAGATTTTCCTGCACCATTTTTACCCATTAAGGCAATTTTATCATTTTCATTTATTACAAAAGAAACGTCTTTAAATAAAGTTTTCCCACTAAACTCAACTGTTAATTGATCTACTGTAATCATTTGTGTTTATTTTTGTGGCGAAAATAATAATTTAAAGGCATCATTCTTACTTTTAAATTTGCATACACTAAACATAATTATTAAAAATTAATTTACCATATGAGTAAACTATCTTTTAAAGAAGTAAAAGAACTAGCAACTACTAAAAACTTAACCGATACAACTTATTTTACCTTATTTGGAGGCGGCGTTAATAAAAAAGCTTATGGAGTTAACAATTCTTCATGGATTGTATTAAGCGCTTCAATATCTAAAGAGCGATTAATTAAAGCTGAAATTGACCAAATATTAACTTTGAAAAAGAATGGAGTTTTTACTCCTGACCTTGGCGTTTCTACTACCGAAGAAGCTGTTTTTAACGTTCAAGATGGAACTGATACTAAAATTGCTTTTTTAGAAGAAAAAATTGATGGTTTTGAAATACCTAGAAAGGGTACTGCTTTCTCTGAAGATGAGGTAAAGAAGTTTAGTATTGAAATTTTAAAATATATTTGTCAACAACCTACTATAGAAGCGGCTGAAGTAATAAGAGCCAATGCTCTAAAAAGTATTGATTTATTAACTCCTTACATAAAAAAAACAGATATTCCTGACTTTCAAGTTAGATTTGACAAAGCCACAGGAAAGATTTTAACATTAGACCCAGGAGATCCTTTAAATTCTGAAAATGCTCAAGATAAACATCTACGTTGGTTAAGTTTTTGGCAAAAAGATTTAACAGACAAACGTTATCTTTCCAGACTTTGGAATGAACAACACCCAACAAACAAAATAAACTCAAATGGTAGTAGTTGGAAATAACTTAAATCTATTTTAATTCAGAAAATACTATTAGTAAACACCATTAAAAAAATGGTGTTTTTCTTTTTTAATAAGCCTCCAGCTATATAAAAACAACCTATTAAAATAATCTTGTTTAACATATTTCTTAAACTATAATATGTTTTACTTTTGCATAACCAAGGCTTAATATTAACTTTAATGAAAAAAACGCTTGTTTTTATAGCTTTTATTTTTTTCTATACTCTTAATTGTTTTTCACAAAACAAACAAAAGTACAACCTAAGTGCTGGGATAACTAATTCTAGTTTAAGAGGAAACGAATTAATAAAGGATAATGATTCTAGACTGGATTATTTAATTGGAGTTGGTATTACATATCATTTAAAAAATAAAATTTCCTTAAAAGGTGAAATTAATTATGTAAGAAAAAAGATAAGCAGTATTAGAACAGTTTATGATGAGTTTACACGCCTTATTAGCAAAACAGAGGAAGTTACTAATTTTGATTATTTATCTATACCTATTCTACTAAAATTTGAATTTGGTAATAACAATCGTTTATACATAAATGCTGGCCCTAGCATGAGCTTTCTTTTAAATACGCATTCTGAAATAATAAGCCAAGAAGACAATCTTAATGATAATGCTAATATATTTGATTTAGCCATATCTGCAGGTTTAGGGAAAAAGTTTGAGCTAGACAAGACTAACTCATTAACTATAGAGGTTAGACATAGCTTAGGGCTTTTAAACACTAGTAGTGTATATGACCTAAATAATGAATCAGTTAAAACAACTACAACTAACTTTATTCTTTCTTGGAACTTTTCACTTTAGCTAGATACTTACTAATGTAACACTTTAAATAGTAACTCTTTTAAAATATCTGATTGCGGCATTCCATTAGCTCCAACTCCCTTGCTCTTAACATCAGCATCACGTAATAATGCAATTACCTGTGATACTTTTCGCATTGGATAATTACGTGCAGCTGTAACATAATCATCAACAAAATAAGGGTTCACTCCTAAAGCTTTTGCTACTGATGCTTTTGATTTATCCTTTAACCCATGATACATTAATAACTGTGTAAAAAAACTATTCAGTAAAGAAATAGTCATTACCAAAGGATTATTTTTTGGATTCTGAGCAAAATAATTAATAATTCTATTAGCTTTTACCACATCTTTTTGCCCAACTGCCTTACGAAGCTCAAAATTATTAAAATCTTTAGAAATACCTATATTCTCTTCTATATGTGAAGGATTAATAATTGTTTGTGCTGGTAAAATGGAAATTAACTTTTCTAATTCATTGTTAATTTTACTTAAATCAGTCCCTAAAAACTCTACTAACATTTGCGCCGATTTAGGCTCAATATTGTATTTTTTAGCTCCCAAAGTTTTTCTAATCCAATCTGCAACCTGATTCTCATACAATTTTTTACTCTCGAATATCAACCCATTCTTAGCAATGGCTTTATACGCTTTTTTACGCTTATCTAACTTTTTATACTTATAATTAAATACAAGAACTGTGGTAGGTTGTGGATTGTTAGCATAGGCTTCTATTTTATCTATAGTCCTACTTAAATCTTGTGCTTCTTTTACAATAATCACCTGACGTTCTGCCATCATTGGAAAGCGTTTGGCTGAAGAAACTATTTCATCAATAGATACATCACGTCCATACATAACCACTTGATTGAAACCTTTTTCAGATTCATCTAGTACATTATTCTCAATATACTCCGATATTTTATCAATGTAATACGACTCTTCTCCCATTAAAAAATAAATGGGCTTCAGGTTTCCGTTTTTTATATCGCTAACTATATGGTTTACGTCACTCATTTAAAACAATAAACTTTATGGATGTTTACAAATTGAAAGTTTCCTATTTTTGACCAATGCAAAAGTTGAACTTACCTACATACGATTTCAGGCTCAAAAGTAACGAAAATAAGACGCTTATTTTTGATAGTTTGCGAAAAAAATATGTAGTACTAACCCCAGAAGAATGGGTTAGACAACATTTTGTTCATTTTTTATTAGAAGAAAAAAAATATCCTGTTTCTTTAATTGCTATTGAAAAACAATTAATAATTAATAATTTAAAAAAGCGCACTGATATTGTTATTTTTGGTAAAGATGGACTTCCTAACATTATAGTGGAATGTAAGGCGCCACATATTAAGATTACCCAAAATACTTTTGATCAAATAGCACGCTATAACTTGAAATTACAAGCTAACTTTTTGGTAGTTACAAATGGTTTACAACATTTTTATTGCATGTTAGATACCAAAAATGAATCGTATGTTTTTCTAAGAGATATCCCCATTTATAATTAACAAATTATTACCTCTTTAAGTCGCTTTAAAAGTGTATTTTTGGCGTCTTGAAAACAGCCATTGTCATATTAAATTGGAACGGTAAAAAATTGTTAGAGCAATTTTTACCTTCAGTAGTTAGCTTTAGTTCTAAAATTGCTGAAGTTTATGTAGCAGATAATGCTTCTACTGATGATTCTATTGCATACATAAAACAATATTTTCCAACAGTAAAGGTTGTAGAAAATTCCCAAAATGGTGGCTATGCTAAAGGTTACAATGATGCTTTACAGCATATAGATGCCGATATTTATTGTTTATTAAACTCTGATATTGAAGTTACGGAAAATTGGTTGCTTCCAGTTATAGAAACCTTTAAAAAAGAACCCAATACAGGAATTATTCAACCTAAACTATTAGATTACAAAGAGAAAACTAAATTCGAATATGCTGGTGCTGGCGGGGGTTTTATAGATTTATTTGGTTATCCGTATTGCCGAGGTAGAGTTTTCAATTACTTAGAAGCTGATAACGGCCAGTTTAATGATACTTCCGAAATTTTTTGGGCTTCCGGTGCTTGTATGTTTATACGCTCTGAGATATATCATAGTTTAGGAGGTTTTGATGAGGATTATTTTGCGCATCAAGAAGAAATTGATTTATGCTGGCGTGCCCAAAATGAAGGTTATACGGTTAAATATGTAGGAGCCTCTACTGTATTTCATGTGGGTGGGGCTACCTTACAAGAAAGTAACCCACATAAAACGTTTTTAAATTTTAGAAACAGTTTATTAAATGTAGTTAAAAGTGTACCTAAACGATGGTTTTTATTCGTGGTTTTTTCTCGTTTAGTTTTAGATGGTATTGCGGGAGTTAAATTTGCTTTAGAATTAAGACCTATACACACTCTAGCTATTTTAAAAGCGCATTTAAGTTTTTATAAAAACTTTTTTAGATTTTTAGGTAAAAGAAGAAAACTACAAAAGAAAGCTAATTACAACCTTCATACTTCTGTTGTTTGGCAGTATTTTATTTTAGGAAGAAAAAAGTTTGAAAAGCTAGATTAAGATTAGGTCTACAAATTCAAGAACTCCTTACCTAATAAGTTTTTCAAAGAAAAACCTTTAACCTCTCCCACTCCTTTAAACTTAAAACGAACTCCTACAACCTTACCAAGTGTTTTTGTATATGTTTCGTTATATATTTCTTGTTTATTTAAAAACACACGTACTTGCTTATTTTTTACGCTAATTTTAATATTTTTAAAACTAGACAAATCTGTTCCAAAGGGTGACAAGTCATACTTCTTTCCATCAAAATATTTTTCACTAAACATTACTCCTATTTCTGAAACGCAACCTGAAATAGTTAAAGGAATTAAAATTGCGCTTTTTGTTCCTATGATTGTAATCGTAGTTTTTTGGCAAACACCCCATTTATCAATAAACAAATGTTTTATAGAAGTATGTAACTCAAAATTATCTCCTGAAATATTTCCCAGATCATCTACATAATGATACGTAGAGTTTACTGGTTCACTGCTCTGTTTAATTTCATTTATAGTCTCTTCGGCAAACAACAAACTTTTATTTTTTAAAACTTTCTTTTCTTCAATGTATTTAGGTATTGGCTTATAATCAATAGTACCTATCCATCCATTTGACTTTATAAACAAATCATGCTCTTTAATTATTTTTTTATTAACTAAAAGTTTCGCTCTAAAATATCCTGGATAATAATATTGTCCTGTAGCTTGTTTTTGTTTTTTATGAATCTTTATAGTTTTGGTTGGATCCCAATGCTGTTGAATTAAAAAATCATCCGCTTCAATTGTTTTCAAATCAAAATCAAACACTACCGAATTAGGCAAACCATTGGCTATAGGTCTACTTTTAAAAAGTACCTTAGTATAATCTGCTCTTTTTATCTGGTTCTTGGTTGACATAGAAAATATAGAGAAAAATAATGCTGCTATTATAAAAGCAGAAAGCATAATAACTCTGATATTAGCTAATACTGTTTGTTTATAAATAGTAACTTTGGGCTTTTTTCTTTTACTTTTAAAATCTCTCCAATTTAAAAAACCAGCAAACTGAGCTAAGGTGTTTAACGTACTTATACTTGGAGCACTTTCATAATTAACCCTTCCCCAAACTCTTTTTAATGTAGTTGGACTTAAAAGTACTTTTGTTTCTTCTTGAATTTTTTCACTCAATTCAATAAACACATTATTATGCCAATTTTTAGCTTTCCCCCATTGTAACTTTTCTTCTATTAAGTTCAAACAGACTTGTACTTCTTTATAATCTTTATACAACTTCATAATCACAAAAATCACTAAAAATAACCACTTGAACAACTATGAACCAACTTGAACGGGTTTGTTTTTTACTGAAATACAGAAATATAGATTTTTGAATATAATTTTTACAAATATTCTTTATTATGAGGTTTACAACTATCTTAATCTTACTATTTTTTAGCAATAGTATTTACACACAGAACTACATTCCTATAGATACTGCACATTGGGATATAAAAGCCAAAGCTTATGTTATTGAAAAGTATAAAGGAAAGAAAGCTATCTATATACAAGCTGGTGGTATGACACTTAAAAATCAAACTTTTTTAAATGGGACTATTGAGTTTGATATTTTTTTAAAAGAAGAACAAGCTTTTCCGGGAATAACTTTTAGAACAACTAAAAATTTTGATGGTGAAAAATGGTATATAAGACCACATTTATCTGGAAAACCAGATGGTAATCAAGCCGTACCACTTACCAATGGTGTTACTCCATGGCAACTGTATTTTGGAGAAAAATACTCTTTCCCATATCGTTATAAATTTAATGATTGGACACATGTTAAACTAGTTGTTAATAATGATAAAGCACAAGTTTTTTTAGACGGAACTGAAAAACCTAACTTATCATGGCACTTATTTCACAAAGCACAAAGCGGCAGTATTAGTTTTAATGGTGGAAGATTATCTGGAATGCATTTAGCCAATATTAAAATAAATACCAGCACTACAAGAATTGCAGGCTTTAAGCCTAAAGAACGAAAAGCATTAAAAAACTTAATTCCCACATGGAAAATTTCAGATAAATTTGAAGAAAAGTTACTTGATTCACCTAATACTTATAAAAAACTAATCTCATCTAGAAAATGGACAAACTCTATTTCTGTTGAAGAAGGTACGGCTGCTAATATTTCAAGAAAAGCACAACTATTCAATAATAAATCTAAAAATACGGTTTTTGCAAAAATTGAAATTTATTCAGATAAAAATCAAACCAAATTATTTGAATTCGGATATAGTGATAGAGTTACTACTATTTTAAATGGAATACCTATCTATAGAGGAACAAATAAATGGCGGTCTCGAGATTATAGATACTTAGGTACTATTGGTTTATTTGATGCTGTCTACTTACCTCTTAAGAAAGGAAAAAACATATTGCTTATGGCTGTTTCTGAAGATTTTGGAGGCTGGCTAATTACTGGGAGATTTAAAGACAATTCACAAATAAAAATCATTTATTAAATTTATAATCCACATTAATTTATACGTTAACATTATGAAAAAAGTACTTTTAACATTATTACTTTTCAGTTTTTTTAATCTTTCATACGGTCAAAAAATTAAAGACCTTGATACAAGCCCTCTTGATTTTGCTGTTTTTAGACCAGATGGTCAAGGCACACAACCTGTAGCTAGAATTATTTATAGTAGACCTCAAAAAAAGAATCGAAAAATATTTGGTGAATTGGTTCCTTACGGAAAAGTTTGGAGGACTGGTGCCAATCAGACTACCGAAATAAACGTTTATAAAGACATTACCATTCAGGGCAAAAAATTAAAAGCTGGAAGTTATACCCTTTATACTGTTCCTAATAAAGATTCTTGGAAAGTCATTTTCAATTCTAATTTATTTACTTGGGGGGCTTATGATTATGATGCTTCAAAAAATGTACTGGAATTTGATGTTCCTGTAAAACGCACAAGTGAACCTGTAGAGGCTTTTGGAATTGCTTTTGGTAAGCATAGAGCTGGCAATGGTAAAATTTTATTTAGCTGGGATGATATTGAAATTTTTGTTGATTTCAACTACTAATACGATTTACGAATAATATCTTTTTTTAACTCATATTAGCTTTATCATTTTTAGCATTATGGTAAAGCTAATTATTCTTCAAAAGTTCTTTTTTATCTTGATAAATATAATAGAGTAGAAAAAAAACAGCAACTCCTCCAAATGTATGCCACAACCAATGCGTTCCCATGGGTAGTAAAACAACAAGGTTATCTAAAGTTCTAAACAAGACTGCTCCTCCAAAAATAACAAAGCCATAAATTATATACTGTATGTTTTTCCATTGTGTTCGGTAAGCATACCAGATAAAAGGAGTGATTACAGTTACTGCAGTTACTACATAACCAAATGATATTCTATACTCTTTAGGTAATGGTAGCATTCTTGGCAAAATAGAAAGCAATAAAAAACTCAAGAACAATAAAATTCGTTGTCCCCATTTTTTGGTAATCTTACCTATGAAATACACAATACCACCTAAACA encodes the following:
- a CDS encoding porin family protein, with amino-acid sequence MKKTLVFIAFIFFYTLNCFSQNKQKYNLSAGITNSSLRGNELIKDNDSRLDYLIGVGITYHLKNKISLKGEINYVRKKISSIRTVYDEFTRLISKTEEVTNFDYLSIPILLKFEFGNNNRLYINAGPSMSFLLNTHSEIISQEDNLNDNANIFDLAISAGLGKKFELDKTNSLTIEVRHSLGLLNTSSVYDLNNESVKTTTTNFILSWNFSL
- the holA gene encoding DNA polymerase III subunit delta, producing MSDVNHIVSDIKNGNLKPIYFLMGEESYYIDKISEYIENNVLDESEKGFNQVVMYGRDVSIDEIVSSAKRFPMMAERQVIIVKEAQDLSRTIDKIEAYANNPQPTTVLVFNYKYKKLDKRKKAYKAIAKNGLIFESKKLYENQVADWIRKTLGAKKYNIEPKSAQMLVEFLGTDLSKINNELEKLISILPAQTIINPSHIEENIGISKDFNNFELRKAVGQKDVVKANRIINYFAQNPKNNPLVMTISLLNSFFTQLLMYHGLKDKSKASVAKALGVNPYFVDDYVTAARNYPMRKVSQVIALLRDADVKSKGVGANGMPQSDILKELLFKVLH
- a CDS encoding type I restriction enzyme HsdR N-terminal domain-containing protein: MQKLNLPTYDFRLKSNENKTLIFDSLRKKYVVLTPEEWVRQHFVHFLLEEKKYPVSLIAIEKQLIINNLKKRTDIVIFGKDGLPNIIVECKAPHIKITQNTFDQIARYNLKLQANFLVVTNGLQHFYCMLDTKNESYVFLRDIPIYN
- a CDS encoding glycosyltransferase family 2 protein, whose product is MKTAIVILNWNGKKLLEQFLPSVVSFSSKIAEVYVADNASTDDSIAYIKQYFPTVKVVENSQNGGYAKGYNDALQHIDADIYCLLNSDIEVTENWLLPVIETFKKEPNTGIIQPKLLDYKEKTKFEYAGAGGGFIDLFGYPYCRGRVFNYLEADNGQFNDTSEIFWASGACMFIRSEIYHSLGGFDEDYFAHQEEIDLCWRAQNEGYTVKYVGASTVFHVGGATLQESNPHKTFLNFRNSLLNVVKSVPKRWFLFVVFSRLVLDGIAGVKFALELRPIHTLAILKAHLSFYKNFFRFLGKRRKLQKKANYNLHTSVVWQYFILGRKKFEKLD
- a CDS encoding DUF2911 domain-containing protein gives rise to the protein MKKVLLTLLLFSFFNLSYGQKIKDLDTSPLDFAVFRPDGQGTQPVARIIYSRPQKKNRKIFGELVPYGKVWRTGANQTTEINVYKDITIQGKKLKAGSYTLYTVPNKDSWKVIFNSNLFTWGAYDYDASKNVLEFDVPVKRTSEPVEAFGIAFGKHRAGNGKILFSWDDIEIFVDFNY